Genomic DNA from Oncorhynchus clarkii lewisi isolate Uvic-CL-2024 chromosome 5, UVic_Ocla_1.0, whole genome shotgun sequence:
CCTCAAAGTGTCAGATTTTGGATTTGCCAGGAGGATCAATTATGATGATGCTGGACAAATGATTCTCAGCAAAACATTCTGTGGCTCTGCAGCCTATGCAGCACCAGAGGTATTACAGGGGCTCCCATACAATGCCAAAGTGTATGACGTTTGGAGTATGGGGGTCGTTCTATTCATCATGCTCTGTGGGTCTATGCCCTATGATGACTCCAATATTAAGAAGATGCTGAAGATTCAGAAAGAGCATCGCGTTGACTTTCCACGCAGCAAAACTGTCCCTACAGAGTGCAAAGACCTGATGTATCGCATGCTTAATCCAGATGTAGCCCAGAGGATAGAGATCGATGATATCCTTGAACATGTATGGGTGCAGTCAAAATCCAAATCACATGATGGTTCTAAGAGACGAGAAGATGGCCCTTCATCTGAAGCTGCTTGCTCCAAAAAAGAAAGGAAGGGTGAAAGTAGTAAGCATCCTCATGGCAATGAGAACAAGAAAGGGGAAAAAGTGGAGGTTGAGGCAGAATTGGGCCCTAAACTTTCTGTGGAGGGCAAAAAGGCAGCTGAACCATCTAAGCACACCAAGAAAGAATCATCCCCAGATGCAAGGAATGACATCCCTGCTGATTCTTGTTGAAATGCTGGATTTTTTTCCACCAAATTAGTTACAAATAAATTAAGCATACATCTTTGTTAAGATTAACCATATAGACTTAGTTACATTTCTTCAGATGTTGAGTCTGCTATGATAAAAGGTGAGTGTCAACATTTCAGGTTTACAAACAAATCACTCAAAGGCATTTTTTAGGTTGAAAACTGAAATATTATATTGCAGGAAGAGGCATACAAAATAGAGGCTTACATGAACATTATATTTACAAAAATCAATGAAGCCTCATCGTAACATTCACTAAAATTCTAATCATTTTAGTCTATGTACAATTATGGGATCTCTCTGGAACCCACAGATTTCAGTAATCCAGTC
This window encodes:
- the LOC139408752 gene encoding testis-specific serine/threonine-protein kinase 1-like, translated to MDDSLVLKKRGYTLGISLGEGSYAKVKSAYSERLKTNVAIKIINRRKAPADFLEKFLPRELEILASLNHRNIVKTFEIFETSEGKVYMIMELGVQGDLLEFIKFRGALPEDFTRKLFKQLSLAIQFAHDLDVVHRDLKCENLLLDKDFNLKVSDFGFARRINYDDAGQMILSKTFCGSAAYAAPEVLQGLPYNAKVYDVWSMGVVLFIMLCGSMPYDDSNIKKMLKIQKEHRVDFPRSKTVPTECKDLMYRMLNPDVAQRIEIDDILEHVWVQSKSKSHDGSKRREDGPSSEAACSKKERKGESSKHPHGNENKKGEKVEVEAELGPKLSVEGKKAAEPSKHTKKESSPDARNDIPADSC